In the Methylosinus sp. LW4 genome, TCATTATACCCGCTCCCACCGGCCGAGCTGTTCGACTTCACGCCCGACTGCGTCTTATTCCCGGGGAGATCGTAAGGAAGCCCATTGTCCCCGTTGTACACGGCCCCGACGATCAACGGCCGATCTGGATCGCCCTCGAGAAATTCGACGACGACCTCCATTCCGACCCGCGGAATAAATTGCCCGCCCCATTTCGCGCCCGCCCACATTTGCGCGACGCGCACCCAGCAGGAGCGCAGATCGTCGCGATCCCAATAAAAGCGCACCATGACGCGGCCATAGCCATCGTCATCGACGTCGATCTCCTCGCTTTCCTTGCCTTTGCGCGCAACGACCTTGGCCGTCTGCGGACCGTGAATCATCGGCTTCGGCGTCGCCAGCGGCGCACGAAAAGGCCGATCGCTCGGATGCAGCTCATAAGAGCCCTGATAGGGCCGCGCATCCGCGCGCGCCGGAACGATAGGCTTCCGCTACAAAGCGATGCGCGCAGCGCGCGATCAAATATTCCTTGTTCTCTTCATCTGTCGGATGCCACGTCACGCTCACGAGGGCGCCGGGAAAAAAATCCGCCGCATCGCCATCCGCGAAGCGCCGATAATCGGCCGCCTGCGCAGCCTCCAGCCTTATTCGAGCATAATGCTTGCCGATGTCGCGCTGCTCGTATTTTCCGGGATAGTCGTAATATTCGAGCGTCGACTTGTCGTAGCGCTCGGTGGCGTTCGCCTCGCCGGACATATCGGCGTTCGGCGCCACAAAATTATAATCGCGCAGCGTCACCTTGCCGGTCTGCAGCTTGCGATTGGACGACCATCCATAGAGACGTCGCGCCTTCGCATGAATGGAGCCGAACTCTTTGCTCGCATATTCGATCGTCGACGCGCTCGACAGCTTGCGATGGGAAGACGCCGAATCGGCGAGCACGAGCTTTGCTCCATCCTCGTCATGCTCGAAGAAATAATAGACGCCATGCTGCTCCATGAGCCGCGACACGAAAGCGAAGTCGCTCTCCCTATATTGCACACAATAATCGAGGCGCGGAAAATCGCCCGACAGAGCCTTGCGAAAGTCGATCTCGCGCTTGCGTAGCACATCCTCGATGATCTCGATCGCGGTCTTTCGATGCCAAATCGCGCAATTGCTCGTACGTGTCAGCAGCCACAGCGACGGCCGCAGCACGAAACGATAGGCGAACAGATCGCCGCGCCGCCCGATCGCCTCGGCCTCGGTCGCGATCCCGCTGAAATGCCGCGCTCCACCCTGGCTCGCACGCAGGCCGACGCTGCACGAGCGCCCGAGCGCCTGGTCGAAATCGATCGTCGGCTCCCGAGAGAGCGCGAGCACGCGAAACTCGAAAAGCTCGCTCAGCCCCTCTGTCCCTTCGAAGCTCTCGACGACCAAAGCCCCGTCGCCGAACGGCGACTTGAAAGCGGCGAGACGCTTCTGCTGATCGAGACGACTGTCCATTGCGATCCACTCCTTGCCGCCAGCGTTCACGCCGGCGCGCTTCCTCGACGCAAGCTACCCACCCCCGAGGATTCTGGGCTGTGGCATAGGCCACATCGCGCGCGCCATCGGCGCATGAAAAAGAAGCGAGAGACAACGCGAGCATAGAGTGAGCGGAAACATGACCAAAATCGACTTCGCCGCGGCGATCGCGCCACTGTCGCCGGAAGCCCCATGCGGCCCCGATCTCGACCTAGAAGGAGACGACGACTATTTGAACTTCGTCGCCGTCGCCGAGGGATTGCTTCCGACAGAATATTTCCGTGACGGCGAAGCTTTCGACGCCTCACAACCGGCAATGCTCGCGCATTTCGATCAGATCGACGCTCTCATGCATCGAACGCGCGACATACGCCTATTCTGCCTCGCCGCGCGCTTCGCCATTCTGCGCCGCGACTATGAGCAGTTCGTCGGCGCCGTCCACGCCATCGCCGAATTGCTCGGCGCCTATTGGGAAGAGACTCACCCTTGCGCCGAGAACGGCTCGTTCGCGCTTCGCGCCGCCGCCCTCGGACCGTTGAACGAGTCGACCGTCCTCTTTCCGCTCCAATACATGCCGCTCTGCGAGGACCGCCGCTTCGGCGTGATCCATTATCGCGCCCAAATGTGCGCGATCGGCGAAGCCAAGCCCAGGGAAGGCGAGCCCATTCTCTCATCGCTATCCATCTCGCAGGCCTTCCGAGATTGCGAAAATGAACGTCTCATCGCCAAACGGCGCCTCATCGACCGCCTCGCCGACGCGCTGGAGACGATCAACGGCTGCTTCGGCCGAATGTGCGGCTTCGACAAGACCCCGCGACTCGACAAAATCCACGCGACCGTCGCTGGAATGCGCGCCTTGCTCGCGGAGGCGGCCGGCGACGCGCCGAAAGACGACGCCCATAGCGCCGACGCGCCGCACGACCCTCGACATCGCGCCGACTGCCGCATCGGCGCTCCTACGCATGCGCGCCGCGCTCTCGACGCCGCTATGGATTATTTTCGACGACACGAGCCT is a window encoding:
- a CDS encoding type VI secretion system Vgr family protein, which gives rise to MDSRLDQQKRLAAFKSPFGDGALVVESFEGTEGLSELFEFRVLALSREPTIDFDQALGRSCSVGLRASQGGARHFSGIATEAEAIGRRGDLFAYRFVLRPSLWLLTRTSNCAIWHRKTAIEIIEDVLRKREIDFRKALSGDFPRLDYCVQYRESDFAFVSRLMEQHGVYYFFEHDEDGAKLVLADSASSHRKLSSASTIEYASKEFGSIHAKARRLYGWSSNRKLQTGKVTLRDYNFVAPNADMSGEANATERYDKSTLEYYDYPGKYEQRDIGKHYARIRLEAAQAADYRRFADGDAADFFPGALVSVTWHPTDEENKEYLIARCAHRFVAEAYRSGARGCAALSGLL
- a CDS encoding type VI secretion system protein TssA, with the translated sequence MTKIDFAAAIAPLSPEAPCGPDLDLEGDDDYLNFVAVAEGLLPTEYFRDGEAFDASQPAMLAHFDQIDALMHRTRDIRLFCLAARFAILRRDYEQFVGAVHAIAELLGAYWEETHPCAENGSFALRAAALGPLNESTVLFPLQYMPLCEDRRFGVIHYRAQMCAIGEAKPREGEPILSSLSISQAFRDCENERLIAKRRLIDRLADALETINGCFGRMCGFDKTPRLDKIHATVAGMRALLAEAAGDAPKDDAHSADAPHDPRHRADCRIGAPTHARRALDAAMDYFRRHEPSSPVLPLVAKARDIQGKSLAEVLESLVPRHASDAEYEIGDQKFFALPLDLLTRVTPPAEGYCEDSDSEIDAAPHIPTNEEDEEHSDPHCDDESEPGTDKHYEADPPFTPSPHIPPEPIFHAATRAEAMQLLDETSRYFQIAEPSSPIPWLIASAKKLAEKDFLSLLGELLRERALNDRNAE